One Kribbella sp. NBC_00662 genomic region harbors:
- a CDS encoding MFS transporter, translating to MAAVMIDRPADVGARRGLMLAVLLLGQFMALLDTSVVNVAMPTIGTDFQASGAWLQLVVGGYMVAYAMTLITGARLGDLYGRRRMYLIGVVLFTLASLACGLAPAILPLVLFRFAQGIAAAVMVPQIMSVIQTHFTGPARAKALSAYGATLSAGQVAGLVVGGLLLAANVAGAQWRPIFLINVPVGIVLAVLVPRLVPADRPTAARRLDLIGLAISTCAVLLLVLPMVIGHELGWPRWTFVCFVAGLVLAVVFVRVERRVDDPLLNLDVLRARGLAVGIATLICTLLAVGGFMFSFTLHLQNGLGESALHSGLTWLPFAVTFGLVGFFWRSLPVRLHHLVVPTGLALCTLGYAGIGLSQLAAGSLVWPALVLAGAGMGLSASPLVTQSLVHVPLSRAADASGVLTTAIQLSQVGGVTIFGTLFLSGGSLTTTSWYLALVAAIGIVAGSFLARSVRRA from the coding sequence ATGGCCGCTGTGATGATCGACCGCCCGGCTGACGTCGGCGCCCGGCGCGGGCTGATGCTCGCCGTGTTGCTGCTCGGCCAGTTCATGGCACTGCTGGACACGTCCGTCGTCAATGTCGCGATGCCCACCATCGGCACCGACTTCCAGGCGTCCGGCGCCTGGCTGCAACTGGTCGTCGGCGGCTACATGGTCGCGTATGCGATGACCCTGATCACCGGTGCCCGGCTCGGCGACCTCTACGGCCGCCGCCGGATGTACCTCATCGGGGTCGTCCTGTTCACGCTCGCGTCACTCGCCTGCGGGCTGGCGCCGGCGATCCTGCCGCTGGTGCTGTTCCGCTTCGCCCAAGGCATTGCCGCGGCGGTGATGGTGCCGCAGATCATGAGCGTGATCCAGACCCACTTCACCGGCCCCGCTCGCGCCAAGGCCCTGTCCGCGTACGGCGCGACGCTGTCCGCCGGCCAGGTCGCCGGCCTGGTCGTCGGCGGTCTCCTGCTCGCCGCCAACGTCGCCGGGGCTCAGTGGCGCCCGATCTTCCTGATCAACGTCCCGGTCGGCATCGTCCTCGCGGTCCTGGTGCCCCGGCTGGTACCGGCCGACCGCCCGACGGCCGCGCGTCGTCTGGACCTCATCGGGCTGGCGATATCGACCTGCGCAGTACTCCTGCTGGTGCTGCCGATGGTGATCGGGCACGAGCTCGGCTGGCCGCGGTGGACGTTCGTCTGCTTCGTCGCGGGGCTCGTCCTCGCGGTGGTCTTCGTCCGGGTCGAGCGCCGGGTCGACGATCCGCTCCTCAACCTCGACGTACTCCGTGCTCGCGGCCTTGCAGTCGGTATCGCGACGCTCATCTGCACACTGCTGGCCGTCGGCGGGTTCATGTTCAGCTTCACCCTGCACCTGCAGAACGGCCTCGGCGAGTCGGCCCTCCATTCCGGGCTCACCTGGCTGCCCTTCGCCGTCACGTTCGGTCTGGTCGGGTTCTTCTGGCGTTCGCTTCCGGTCCGGCTGCATCACCTGGTCGTCCCGACCGGCCTCGCCCTGTGCACGCTCGGGTACGCCGGCATCGGACTCAGTCAGCTCGCCGCCGGCTCGCTCGTGTGGCCCGCGCTGGTACTGGCCGGAGCAGGCATGGGCCTGTCCGCCAGCCCGCTCGTCACGCAGTCACTGGTCCACGTCCCACTGAGCAGAGCAGCCGATGCGAGCGGCGTCCTCACCACAGCCATCCAGCTGAGCCAGGTCGGCGGCGTCACGATCTTCGGGACGTTGTTCCTGTCAGGAGGCTCGCTCACCACGACGAGCTGGTACCTCGCCCTCGTCGCCGCGATCGGCATCGTCGCGGGCAGCTTCCTCGCCCGCAGCGTCCGGCGGGCCTAG
- a CDS encoding metal ABC transporter permease — protein sequence MSMFELEFMQRALIAGLLTGLSAPAIGTYLVQRRLSLMGDGIGHIAITGVALGLLTGSAPVLTAVLVSIAGATAIELVRARGKATGDVALALLFYGGIAGGVLLIGLAGQGAATLNTYLFGSLTTVSQSDLYVVVGLAVAVLVVAIGLGPQLFAVCQDEEFARTTGLRVQLLNLVIAVMAAVTVTVAMRTVGLLLVSALMVVPVATAQQVTRSFRSTFVTACIIGVLACLAGIITSYNANVAPGATIVVLALAGFVVAAAAGTLLRRRSGRARPLADEEPEIGVPAPEPHVVSAGHPHAHNPVCGHKKVEHGDHVDYVHDGHLHAAHGDHWDEH from the coding sequence ATGAGCATGTTCGAGCTCGAGTTCATGCAGCGAGCGCTGATCGCCGGCCTGCTGACCGGACTGTCCGCACCGGCCATCGGGACGTACCTCGTGCAGCGGCGGCTGTCGCTGATGGGTGACGGCATCGGCCACATCGCGATCACCGGGGTCGCGCTCGGTCTGCTGACCGGGAGTGCCCCGGTCCTCACCGCCGTACTCGTGTCGATCGCCGGTGCGACCGCTATCGAGCTGGTCCGGGCGCGCGGCAAGGCCACTGGTGATGTGGCGCTCGCCCTGCTGTTCTACGGCGGTATCGCCGGCGGTGTGCTCCTCATCGGGCTGGCCGGTCAGGGCGCAGCCACGCTGAACACCTATCTGTTCGGTTCACTCACCACGGTGTCCCAGAGCGACCTGTACGTCGTCGTCGGCCTGGCCGTGGCCGTGCTGGTCGTGGCGATCGGCCTGGGTCCGCAGCTGTTCGCGGTCTGCCAGGACGAGGAGTTCGCCCGTACGACGGGGCTCCGAGTGCAGCTGCTCAACCTGGTGATCGCAGTGATGGCTGCGGTGACTGTGACCGTGGCTATGCGGACCGTGGGTCTGCTGCTGGTCAGTGCGCTGATGGTGGTCCCAGTGGCGACAGCGCAGCAGGTGACGCGGTCGTTCCGCAGTACGTTCGTCACTGCATGCATCATCGGGGTGCTGGCGTGTCTGGCCGGCATCATCACGTCGTACAACGCGAATGTGGCTCCCGGTGCGACCATCGTCGTGCTGGCGCTGGCCGGGTTCGTGGTGGCGGCCGCGGCGGGGACGCTGCTCCGGCGGCGGTCCGGGCGCGCCCGTCCGCTCGCGGACGAAGAGCCAGAGATCGGCGTGCCCGCGCCCGAGCCACATGTGGTGAGCGCCGGGCACCCGCACGCGCACAATCCGGTCTGCGGTCACAAGAAGGTCGAGCACGGTGACCACGTGGACTACGTGCACGACGGGCACCTGCACGCGGCACACGGAGATCACTGGGATGAGCACTGA
- a CDS encoding sigma-70 family RNA polymerase sigma factor has product MDRDDFDQQVAPYRRELLAHCYRMLGSVHDAEDLVQETFLRAWRAIDTYDAERASLRTWLYRIATNACLTALKGRGRRALPSGLVAAATDAQAPIELALDVPWLQPFPTSGDPAAALAAKGSLRLALVAAMQYLPARQRAVLVLRDVLDWSAADVAEALETTPASVNSALQRARARLAEVDVTEDDVDEPTDKEIKAIVDDYVRAFEAADVQELSRLLAERVVLEMPPAPLWFVGRDAYGAFIERVYAMRGPAWRMVPTTANGQPAVGAYVRTDDGRYHPHTLQVFTVTKAGITHNITFFDQGLFEYFGLPSHLE; this is encoded by the coding sequence GTGGACCGAGACGACTTCGACCAGCAGGTGGCGCCGTACCGACGTGAATTGCTGGCGCACTGCTACCGGATGCTCGGGTCGGTGCACGACGCGGAAGATCTCGTCCAGGAGACGTTCCTCCGGGCCTGGCGCGCGATCGACACGTACGACGCCGAGCGCGCCTCGCTGCGGACCTGGCTCTACCGGATCGCGACCAACGCCTGCCTGACGGCGCTCAAGGGACGAGGACGGCGTGCTCTCCCGTCAGGTCTGGTCGCAGCGGCGACCGATGCCCAGGCGCCGATCGAGTTGGCTCTCGACGTGCCCTGGTTGCAGCCGTTCCCGACCAGCGGCGACCCGGCTGCGGCCTTGGCGGCGAAGGGGAGTCTGCGGCTCGCGCTGGTGGCCGCGATGCAGTATCTGCCCGCCCGGCAGCGCGCGGTCCTGGTACTGCGGGATGTCCTCGACTGGTCAGCCGCAGATGTCGCGGAGGCGTTGGAGACGACCCCGGCCTCGGTCAACAGCGCCCTCCAGCGTGCCCGGGCGCGGCTGGCCGAGGTCGACGTCACGGAGGACGACGTCGACGAGCCCACCGACAAAGAGATCAAGGCGATCGTCGACGACTACGTCCGCGCGTTCGAAGCGGCCGACGTACAGGAGTTGAGCCGGCTGCTCGCCGAGCGGGTCGTGCTCGAGATGCCGCCGGCGCCGCTGTGGTTCGTGGGGCGCGACGCGTACGGCGCGTTCATCGAGCGGGTCTACGCCATGCGCGGTCCGGCGTGGCGGATGGTGCCGACGACGGCGAACGGCCAGCCCGCCGTCGGCGCGTATGTGCGCACCGACGACGGGCGCTACCACCCGCACACCCTCCAGGTCTTCACCGTCACCAAAGCCGGAATCACGCACAACATCACGTTCTTCGACCAGGGCCTCTTCGAGTATTTCGGGCTGCCGTCACACCTTGAATGA
- a CDS encoding ABC transporter ATP-binding protein — protein sequence MENDNAVRVRGLVKRYPDKVAVDGVDLDIHRGEVFALLGPNGAGKTTTTEILEGYRRADEGEVSVLGADPAHGDRDWRSRLGIVLQTSRDEAESTVSELVNHYAGYYPNPRDPDEVIAAVGLEEKRKTRPRKLSGGQRRRLDVALGVIGNPELLFLDEPTTGFDPEARRQFWTLIEELRTEGTTILLTTHYLDEAEHLADRVGVIADGRMIEIGTPETLGGRGARTARVSWADADGPHELRTDRPTAEVAALMARFDGEVPELEVRRPSLEDIYLELIGKATAAGTAALAMEAGAL from the coding sequence ATGGAGAACGACAACGCAGTGAGGGTGCGCGGCCTGGTCAAGCGGTACCCGGACAAGGTCGCGGTCGACGGGGTCGATCTGGACATCCACCGGGGCGAGGTCTTCGCCCTGCTCGGTCCGAACGGGGCCGGCAAGACGACGACCACGGAGATTCTGGAGGGGTATCGCCGGGCCGACGAGGGTGAAGTGAGTGTGCTGGGGGCGGACCCGGCGCACGGCGACCGGGACTGGCGCAGCCGGCTCGGCATCGTGCTGCAGACCTCGCGCGACGAGGCCGAGTCCACAGTGTCCGAGCTGGTCAACCACTACGCCGGCTACTACCCGAACCCGCGCGACCCCGACGAGGTGATCGCCGCGGTCGGGCTGGAGGAGAAGCGCAAGACCCGCCCGCGCAAGCTGTCCGGCGGTCAGCGCCGCCGGCTCGACGTGGCGCTCGGCGTCATCGGCAACCCCGAGCTGCTGTTCCTCGACGAGCCGACGACCGGGTTCGACCCGGAAGCACGCCGGCAGTTCTGGACGCTGATCGAGGAGCTCCGGACCGAGGGCACCACGATCCTGCTCACCACCCACTACCTCGACGAGGCCGAGCACCTGGCCGACCGGGTCGGCGTGATCGCCGACGGCCGGATGATCGAGATCGGTACGCCGGAGACGCTCGGCGGTCGCGGCGCCCGGACCGCACGGGTCTCCTGGGCCGACGCCGACGGACCGCACGAACTGCGCACCGACCGGCCGACCGCCGAGGTGGCCGCGCTGATGGCCCGCTTCGACGGCGAGGTACCCGAGCTCGAGGTCCGCCGCCCGAGCCTGGAAGACATCTACCTGGAACTGATCGGCAAGGCCACGGCCGCCGGCACCGCTGCCCTCGCGATGGAAGCTGGAGCACTCTGA
- a CDS encoding Fur family transcriptional regulator — protein MAIGTRSTRQRAAVAQALDKLDEFRTAQEIHQDLRTAGENVGLTTVYRTLQALADSSEVDVLRNADGETAYRRCSKGHHHHLVCRNCGRTVEVEGPAVERWADKVAAEHGYADISHTLEIFGTCQDCQPA, from the coding sequence GTGGCTATCGGAACACGCTCGACGCGTCAGCGTGCCGCGGTCGCGCAAGCGCTCGACAAGCTCGACGAATTCCGGACCGCCCAGGAGATCCACCAGGACCTCCGGACCGCCGGTGAGAACGTCGGCCTGACCACTGTCTACCGGACCCTGCAGGCGCTCGCGGACTCCAGCGAGGTCGACGTACTGCGCAACGCCGACGGCGAGACGGCCTACCGGCGCTGCTCGAAGGGTCATCACCACCACCTGGTCTGCCGCAACTGCGGACGGACCGTCGAGGTCGAGGGCCCGGCCGTCGAGCGCTGGGCCGACAAGGTCGCCGCCGAGCACGGCTACGCCGACATCAGCCACACCCTGGAGATCTTCGGCACCTGCCAGGACTGCCAACCGGCCTGA
- a CDS encoding MerR family transcriptional regulator codes for MNATELLTDRRAAIAAHHPELEPVDPDLLCLLELPDDLPEQLSIAEAAELTGLTAHTLRYYERIGLLEVGRDAAGYRSYDRRAMARIVFISRLRASGMPIGTLSHYLALVLEGDHTAPQRLALMQEHRAKIHRQLRDLQLALAVTDYKIDVYGGTATP; via the coding sequence ATGAACGCGACCGAGCTGCTCACGGACCGCCGTGCCGCTATCGCGGCGCACCACCCGGAGTTGGAGCCGGTCGATCCGGACCTGCTCTGTCTGCTCGAGCTGCCGGACGATCTGCCCGAGCAGCTGTCGATCGCCGAGGCCGCCGAGCTCACCGGCCTCACTGCCCACACCCTGCGGTACTACGAGCGGATCGGGCTGCTCGAGGTCGGCCGGGACGCGGCCGGGTATCGCAGCTACGACCGGCGGGCGATGGCGCGGATCGTGTTCATCAGCAGGCTGCGTGCCTCGGGGATGCCGATCGGCACGCTCAGCCACTACCTGGCGCTGGTGCTCGAGGGTGACCACACCGCACCCCAGCGGCTCGCCCTGATGCAGGAGCACCGCGCGAAGATCCACCGGCAGCTGCGCGATCTGCAGCTCGCCCTCGCAGTGACCGACTACAAGATCGACGTGTACGGCGGCACTGCCACTCCGTAA
- a CDS encoding aldo/keto reductase, with product MKLGSQGAEVSRLGLGCMGMSYAYGAADDNESVATLHRALDLGITFLDTADLYGFGANEELVGAAIADRRDEVFLATKFGITGDGRDPSKRGVNGTPDYVRSAIDASLQRLGVDHVDLYYQHRMDPDVPVEETVGAMAALVEAGKVRYLGLSEASAETIRRAHAVHPITAVQSEWSLFSRDIEESVLPTCRELGIGIVPYSPLGRGMLTGALPSELPADDFRRTLPRFSGDNLDANLALVEEIRSVAARYDATPGQVALAWVLAQGNDVAPIPGTKRRKYLEENAAAVELSLTAEDVAGLSKLTPVGLRYPDMTWVAGQTAPQD from the coding sequence ATGAAACTGGGTAGTCAAGGCGCCGAGGTCAGCCGGCTCGGACTCGGCTGCATGGGAATGAGCTACGCGTACGGCGCGGCCGACGACAACGAGTCCGTCGCCACGCTGCACCGCGCGCTCGACCTCGGCATCACGTTCCTCGACACCGCCGACCTGTACGGCTTCGGCGCGAACGAGGAGCTGGTCGGCGCGGCGATCGCCGACCGCCGGGACGAGGTGTTCCTGGCCACGAAGTTCGGGATCACCGGCGACGGGCGCGACCCGTCGAAGCGCGGCGTGAACGGGACGCCGGACTACGTCCGGTCCGCGATCGACGCGTCGCTGCAGCGGCTGGGCGTCGACCACGTCGACCTGTACTACCAGCACCGCATGGATCCCGACGTACCGGTCGAGGAGACGGTCGGAGCGATGGCTGCGCTCGTCGAGGCGGGCAAGGTCCGGTACCTCGGGTTGTCGGAGGCGTCGGCGGAGACGATCCGGCGGGCGCACGCCGTACATCCGATCACCGCGGTGCAGAGCGAGTGGTCGCTGTTCAGCCGTGACATCGAGGAGTCGGTGCTGCCGACGTGTCGCGAGCTCGGCATCGGGATCGTGCCGTACTCGCCGCTCGGGCGCGGCATGCTGACCGGCGCGTTGCCGTCGGAGCTTCCGGCCGACGACTTCCGTCGTACCCTGCCGCGCTTCTCCGGCGACAACCTCGACGCGAACCTCGCGCTGGTCGAGGAGATCCGCTCGGTGGCCGCGCGGTACGACGCCACGCCGGGGCAGGTCGCACTCGCCTGGGTACTTGCGCAGGGCAACGATGTGGCGCCGATCCCGGGGACGAAGCGGCGCAAGTACCTCGAGGAGAACGCGGCGGCGGTCGAGCTTTCGTTGACCGCGGAGGATGTGGCCGGGCTGTCGAAGCTGACGCCGGTCGGCCTGCGCTACCCGGACATGACCTGGGTCGCCGGCCAGACGGCCCCGCAGGACTGA
- a CDS encoding S-(hydroxymethyl)mycothiol dehydrogenase codes for MAQTVRGVVAAGKGAPVTIEEITIPDPGPGEAVVKVQACGVCHTDLHYREGGINDDFPFLLGHEAAGIVESVGEGVTDVQPGDFVVLNWRAVCGNCRACLRGRPWYCFNTHNAKQKMTLADGTELSPALGIGAFAEKTLVAAGQCTKVDPAAKPEVAGLLGCGVMAGLGAAINTGNVGRGDTVAVIGSGGVGTAAVVGARLAGAAKVIAIDIDDRKLTVAQELGATHAINSKGLDHDGVVEAVQKLTGGFGADVVIDAVGRPETWKQAFYARDLAGTVVLVGVPTPDMTLEMPLLDFFGRGGSLKSSWYGDCLPTRDFPLLIDLHLQGRLPLDRFVSETIGLDDVEAAFTKMHHGDVLRSVVVF; via the coding sequence ATGGCTCAGACGGTGCGTGGTGTGGTGGCGGCGGGCAAGGGTGCGCCGGTGACGATCGAGGAGATCACGATCCCGGACCCGGGTCCGGGCGAGGCGGTGGTGAAGGTCCAGGCCTGCGGGGTCTGCCACACCGACCTGCACTACCGGGAGGGCGGGATCAACGACGACTTCCCGTTCCTGCTCGGGCACGAGGCGGCCGGCATCGTGGAGTCGGTCGGCGAGGGCGTCACCGATGTGCAGCCGGGCGATTTCGTCGTACTGAACTGGCGAGCCGTGTGCGGGAACTGCCGCGCCTGCCTGCGCGGCCGGCCGTGGTACTGCTTCAACACCCACAACGCGAAGCAGAAGATGACGCTCGCCGATGGCACCGAGCTCAGCCCGGCCCTCGGCATCGGTGCGTTCGCCGAGAAGACGCTGGTCGCGGCGGGGCAGTGCACGAAGGTTGACCCGGCCGCGAAGCCGGAGGTCGCAGGCCTGCTCGGCTGCGGCGTGATGGCGGGTCTCGGTGCCGCGATCAACACCGGGAACGTCGGACGCGGCGACACCGTTGCGGTGATCGGTTCGGGCGGCGTCGGTACGGCGGCCGTCGTCGGAGCCCGCCTGGCCGGCGCAGCGAAAGTCATTGCCATCGACATCGATGACCGCAAGCTGACCGTGGCCCAGGAGCTCGGCGCGACCCACGCGATCAACTCCAAGGGCCTGGACCACGACGGTGTGGTCGAGGCGGTGCAGAAGCTGACCGGTGGGTTCGGCGCGGACGTCGTGATCGACGCGGTCGGCCGTCCGGAGACGTGGAAGCAGGCGTTCTACGCGCGCGATCTGGCCGGAACGGTCGTGCTCGTCGGCGTACCCACTCCTGACATGACGCTGGAGATGCCGCTGCTCGACTTCTTCGGTCGCGGCGGGTCCCTCAAGTCGAGCTGGTACGGCGATTGCCTGCCCACCCGCGACTTCCCGCTGCTGATCGACCTGCACCTGCAGGGTCGCCTTCCGCTCGACCGCTTCGTCTCGGAGACGATCGGGTTGGACGACGTCGAGGCCGCCTTCACGAAGATGCACCACGGCGACGTACTGCGCTCTGTCGTCGTCTTCTAG
- a CDS encoding ABC transporter permease codes for MANTTTTQHPTPKALPSTLSVGLARTRLEVREFFREREALIFTFFFPIIFLGIFSAVFGNTDFDGVNAATYFTPGMIASGIFLSSFQSLAISIALERDDGLLKRLRGTPMPPQAYFIGKIGQVLITSVAQIALLLAISGLLLGVDLPSEPDKWLNFVWIFVLGTASGSVLGIAFSVVPKSGKAASAVITPIVLLLQFMSGVYFVYSSLPAWMRNVASVFPLKWLAQGMRSVFLPDGFELTEPAKSWQLGTGAVVLSIWLVVGLFLAQRVFRWTRRDAG; via the coding sequence ATGGCGAACACCACGACCACGCAGCACCCGACCCCGAAGGCGCTGCCGTCGACCCTGTCGGTCGGCCTGGCGCGAACCCGGCTCGAGGTCCGCGAGTTCTTCCGCGAGCGGGAAGCGCTGATCTTCACGTTCTTCTTCCCGATCATCTTCCTCGGCATCTTCTCCGCGGTCTTCGGCAACACCGACTTCGACGGCGTCAACGCCGCGACCTACTTCACCCCCGGGATGATCGCCTCCGGCATCTTCCTGAGCAGCTTCCAGTCGCTCGCGATCAGCATCGCGCTCGAGCGCGACGACGGTCTGTTGAAGCGGTTGCGCGGTACGCCGATGCCGCCGCAGGCGTACTTCATCGGCAAGATCGGCCAGGTCCTGATCACCTCGGTCGCGCAGATCGCGCTGCTGCTGGCGATCTCCGGACTGCTGCTCGGCGTCGACCTGCCGAGCGAGCCGGACAAGTGGCTGAACTTCGTCTGGATCTTCGTCCTCGGTACGGCGTCCGGTTCGGTGCTCGGGATCGCGTTCAGCGTCGTACCGAAGTCCGGCAAGGCCGCCTCCGCGGTGATCACGCCGATCGTCCTGCTGCTGCAGTTCATGTCCGGTGTGTACTTCGTCTACAGCAGCCTGCCGGCCTGGATGCGCAACGTCGCCTCGGTGTTCCCGCTCAAGTGGCTCGCGCAGGGAATGCGGTCGGTGTTTCTGCCGGACGGGTTCGAGCTGACCGAGCCGGCCAAGTCCTGGCAGCTCGGCACCGGCGCGGTCGTGCTCTCGATCTGGCTGGTCGTCGGCCTGTTCCTCGCCCAGCGGGTGTTCCGCTGGACCCGCCGGGACGCGGGCTGA
- a CDS encoding GNAT family N-acetyltransferase, with protein MSDLLVRRVQPSDRGLMERLWLMFRHDMSEFQGQLPRPDGSYRTEWLEKVLTGDPEWAGYLISVGENPVGFCFMRALQQPVHVLNAFFMVRPVRRNGLGLRAVQEVLSNHPGPCDVAFQGNNEKAVRFWQRVATEVSGDVWTQEARPIAGKPDATPDQWISFKV; from the coding sequence ATGTCTGATCTGTTGGTGCGCCGGGTCCAGCCGTCCGACCGGGGTTTGATGGAGCGGTTGTGGTTGATGTTCCGCCACGACATGTCCGAGTTCCAGGGGCAGCTGCCGCGGCCCGACGGCAGCTACCGCACCGAGTGGCTGGAGAAGGTGCTGACCGGGGATCCGGAGTGGGCCGGGTACCTGATCTCTGTCGGCGAGAATCCGGTCGGGTTCTGCTTCATGCGCGCGCTGCAGCAGCCGGTGCATGTGCTGAACGCGTTCTTCATGGTCCGGCCGGTACGACGCAACGGTCTGGGACTGCGGGCGGTCCAGGAGGTGCTGTCGAACCACCCCGGCCCGTGCGACGTCGCGTTCCAGGGGAACAACGAGAAGGCGGTCCGGTTCTGGCAGCGGGTCGCGACCGAGGTGTCCGGCGATGTGTGGACCCAGGAAGCGCGACCGATCGCCGGCAAGCCCGATGCGACTCCGGATCAGTGGATCTCATTCAAGGTGTGA
- a CDS encoding metal ABC transporter ATP-binding protein, protein MTPDDSPKAVQVSDLSVDLGGRLVLRGIDLRIRQGEVVAVLGTNGSGKSTLIKTIVGLLPAARGEVRLFGTPVPRFREWRRVGYVPQRITAAGGVPATVYEVVSSGLLSKRRLFNPLGAAGKQAIEQALEVVDMADRRKDAVAELSGGQQQRVLIARALVSDPELLILDEPTAGVDLASQQIFADAVRDRVAGGTTVVMVSHDLGPMDALIDRSVVMRRGRIVYDGPPHASQTHAHVHHSHSDDIDDGAGWTPS, encoded by the coding sequence ATGACACCCGACGACTCCCCCAAGGCCGTCCAGGTCTCCGATCTCTCGGTGGACCTGGGCGGTCGACTCGTGCTTCGGGGCATCGACCTGCGGATCCGGCAGGGCGAGGTGGTCGCCGTGCTCGGGACCAACGGGTCCGGCAAGTCCACGCTGATCAAGACGATCGTCGGCCTGCTGCCGGCGGCCCGCGGTGAGGTCCGCCTGTTCGGCACGCCGGTCCCCCGCTTCCGCGAGTGGCGCCGGGTCGGGTATGTCCCGCAGCGCATCACCGCGGCCGGCGGCGTACCGGCGACGGTGTACGAGGTGGTGTCGTCCGGTCTGCTCTCGAAGAGGCGACTGTTCAACCCGCTCGGGGCAGCCGGCAAGCAGGCAATCGAGCAGGCGCTCGAGGTCGTCGACATGGCTGACCGGCGCAAGGACGCGGTCGCCGAGCTGTCCGGCGGTCAGCAGCAGCGCGTCCTGATCGCGCGGGCGCTGGTGTCCGACCCGGAGCTGCTGATCCTCGACGAACCGACCGCCGGGGTGGACCTGGCCAGCCAGCAGATCTTCGCCGACGCGGTCCGCGATCGGGTCGCCGGCGGTACGACGGTGGTCATGGTGAGCCACGATCTCGGTCCGATGGACGCGCTCATCGACCGCTCGGTCGTGATGCGCCGCGGCCGCATCGTGTACGACGGCCCACCGCACGCCTCGCAGACCCACGCCCACGTCCACCACTCACACAGCGACGACATCGACGACGGAGCGGGGTGGACACCGTCATGA
- a CDS encoding sensor histidine kinase, producing MNKLTGTTSALPDRRRTELSPELSPELSPELSPGLSPVPAWTGPRVWVLLWRKMGSVQNSSGGAGQPVWTRALIGWHIVFWVLLGMTLALSFLGHLGTVRQSVFAGTVVVLGAAYQFIGLPAIRSRRRLPRYAYRLVLIAALVVLIGIYPQSVFLMFIGSAQIWLLCEDIREGIGLSLLLVLGVGTAQLWSAGWGWKAFWEILPWMLVSLVVSLLFGIWIEKVITQSQQRAELIEQLEAARDELAEAHHSAGVMAERERMAREIHDTLAQGMTSIVMLAQAAAVELSRGADASARLAAIEDTARENLAEARALVAAFTPVALSEATLTEVLRRQAERFAAETGVDVQVSLDLPDDEVAALPQAQQVVLLRSAQEALANVRKHAAATQVRITLGLSDGGVWIEIRDDGTGFTPATVSGGFGLTAMRGRVEESGGSVQVESSPGRGTRVQVLIPAVQEDV from the coding sequence ATGAACAAGCTCACCGGTACGACGTCGGCCCTCCCGGACCGGCGTCGTACCGAGCTGTCTCCCGAGCTGTCTCCCGAGCTGTCCCCCGAGTTGTCTCCCGGGCTGTCGCCGGTGCCCGCGTGGACCGGGCCTCGGGTGTGGGTCCTGTTGTGGAGGAAGATGGGGTCCGTGCAGAACTCGAGCGGTGGCGCCGGACAGCCCGTGTGGACGCGGGCGCTGATCGGATGGCACATCGTCTTCTGGGTGCTGCTCGGGATGACGCTGGCGCTGTCGTTCCTTGGGCATCTGGGGACGGTCCGGCAGTCGGTGTTCGCCGGGACGGTCGTGGTGCTCGGAGCGGCGTACCAGTTCATCGGACTGCCCGCGATCCGGTCGCGGCGGCGGCTCCCGCGGTACGCGTATCGGCTGGTGCTGATCGCGGCGCTGGTCGTGCTGATCGGGATCTACCCGCAGTCGGTGTTCCTGATGTTCATCGGGTCGGCGCAGATCTGGTTGCTGTGCGAGGACATCCGCGAGGGCATCGGGCTCAGTCTGCTGCTGGTGCTCGGCGTCGGTACGGCGCAGTTGTGGAGCGCGGGGTGGGGCTGGAAGGCGTTCTGGGAGATCCTGCCGTGGATGCTGGTCAGCCTCGTGGTCAGTCTGCTGTTCGGGATCTGGATCGAGAAGGTCATCACGCAGAGTCAGCAGCGGGCCGAGCTGATCGAGCAACTCGAGGCGGCGCGCGACGAGCTCGCCGAGGCGCACCACAGCGCGGGTGTGATGGCTGAGCGGGAGCGGATGGCGCGGGAGATCCACGACACGCTCGCTCAGGGGATGACGAGCATCGTGATGCTGGCGCAGGCGGCCGCGGTGGAGCTCTCGCGCGGCGCCGATGCTTCGGCGCGGCTGGCGGCGATCGAGGACACCGCCCGGGAGAACTTGGCGGAGGCGCGGGCGTTGGTTGCCGCGTTCACCCCGGTTGCGTTGTCGGAGGCAACGTTGACCGAAGTACTGCGACGGCAGGCGGAGCGGTTCGCGGCCGAGACTGGCGTCGACGTACAGGTCTCGCTGGACCTGCCTGATGACGAGGTCGCGGCGCTGCCGCAGGCGCAGCAGGTCGTGCTGCTGCGGTCGGCGCAGGAGGCGCTGGCCAACGTACGGAAACATGCTGCTGCAACGCAGGTTCGGATCACGCTCGGGCTGTCCGACGGCGGGGTGTGGATCGAGATCCGGGACGACGGGACGGGGTTCACGCCGGCGACCGTGTCCGGCGGTTTCGGGTTGACTGCGATGCGCGGGCGGGTCGAGGAGTCGGGCGGCTCGGTCCAGGTGGAGAGTTCGCCGGGGCGCGGTACGCGTGTGCAGGTGTTGATCCCGGCTGTGCAGGAGGATGTGTGA